One stretch of Candidatus Brocadiaceae bacterium DNA includes these proteins:
- a CDS encoding DUF2281 domain-containing protein produces MNRLEDLIKQLPWKLQEEVKDFTEFLLEKQLKKQRKKPKFDWAGVMKDLRSEYTSVELQHKISELRIGKK; encoded by the coding sequence ATGAATAGATTAGAGGATCTCATTAAACAACTGCCGTGGAAGTTGCAGGAAGAGGTAAAGGATTTCACTGAATTTCTGCTTGAGAAACAACTAAAAAAACAACGGAAAAAACCAAAGTTTGACTGGGCTGGTGTAATGAAAGACCTGCGAAGTGAATATACTTCTGTGGAACTTCAACATAAAATTTCAGAATTGAGAATTGGAAAGAAATGA